A genomic segment from Portunus trituberculatus isolate SZX2019 chromosome 14, ASM1759143v1, whole genome shotgun sequence encodes:
- the LOC123503850 gene encoding LOW QUALITY PROTEIN: uncharacterized protein LOC123503850 (The sequence of the model RefSeq protein was modified relative to this genomic sequence to represent the inferred CDS: deleted 1 base in 1 codon) yields MGWRWMSTVAAAAVIVMSCDAVIAKKSHRELESLRVSLGDAVFSRQHGVGQNWEESSSAEEPQINYDYFVQPTPDTTRPLPIAGRRTFNPRISDIDSPLADTSIRDSDTTDKNLGARKEEILQYTKTNPSHTQASTELYQEDQVWPNEDPFSVFYDSMFPEMESVIPEEETRKNIPIISPKATQKSTSTTNDPDSTIEASADTTPTTLLGETQLPTTAPVLLSSSSMQSTPSSHIPSLLNTSFDSTRFEKLITRMSLVLEKFGLSKSFTKKIFKEEEKFLNNLIHLKPLNDKLNFISHHKLSAVTSKLSLSPLLSKFGVEEIFGKITSKLNLTDVVSKLGLPDKAFKMNLTDLVSKFDIDDVDYIVDLVEAASNLNLKDLASKMNIGHVNGARLQQVQVSLSHLLEYIMSLESVKHATKELGINETTVNGVLDRVEASARQVVDDGNGGKLLLLPLFDTVSLNVVQSLGFTVLIFFLLLSAYSYISLKPVTIARDGSERPPGSLIPRPSELNPDINPHWRTALDAAEAVDSPWEHERHHHQEQGQRETVATGRPIPVPDPAALHRLGHHASSHLRTRPQQTNPHRGPLIVPVNFRSDHHIKHFPVSTQQTGHSQPVPVRPHSALHHHVSHHPVPHHSPSTFYSTPLCPATFCPTTFCPTTFCPSTFCPTTSCTTTPRPTPSTSSPDFHGTTKAIIEPPPFNPLPNVQPYEPDHYDKHRHFASYEDDDQYEDQDKDVRGNFHNSFQWSHGPHTKPDSPRTPDWHSNPTTTPADPVKFHTHHHSSSHTHNWQPQRTSQHSPSFTTTVRPISAFTSTSTPTSPSTVHLRPTSKYAKSVTSSLSEKKEVKTRKTNITNG; encoded by the exons ATGGGGTGGCGATGGATGTCcacggtggcggcggcagctgtGATCGTTATGTCATGTGATGCTGTTATTGCAAAAAAATCTCACAGAGAACTAGAATCTCTTAGAGTCAGCTTAGGAGATGCAGTGTTTTCGAGACAACACGGAGTTGGACAAAACTGGGAGGAGTCAAGCTCGGCAGAAGAGCCTCAAATAAATTATGACTATTTTGTTCAGCCCACTCCAGACACAACACGTCCGCTTCCTATTGCTGGAAGGCGGACATTCAACCCAAGGATATCAGACATTGACTCTCCTTTAGCAGACACTTCAATAAGAGATAGTGACACCACGGACAAGAACCTTGGTGCCAGGAAAGAGGAGATCCTGCAGTACACCAAAACTAATCCCTCCCACACTCAGGCCAGCACGGAACTGTACCAGGAGGATCAGGTGTGGCCAAACGAGGACCCATTCTCAGTGTTTTATGACTCCATGTTCCCCGAGATGGAGTCTGTTATTCCAGAAGAGGAGACACGCAAGAACATTCCTATAATTTCTCCAAAGGCAACCCAGAAAAGTACGTCCACTACCAATGATCCAGATTCCACGATTGAGGCGTCAGCTGACACCACTCCTACAACCTTACTTGGCGAGACACAGCTGCCCACAACGGCGCCTGTactgctctcctcctcatccatgcAGAGCACACCATCCAGCCATATACCGTCTCTTCTCAACACGTCCTTTGACTCTACTAGATTCGAAAAATTAATCACGAGGATGTCATTGGTGTTAGAAAAGTTTGGTCTGTCAAAGTCCTTCACGAAAAAAATcttcaaagaagaagaaaagtttctTAACAACCTCATACACTTGAAGCCTCTAAATGACAAACTGAACTTTATTTCACACCATAAACTTTCTGCTGTGACTTCAAAGTTAAGCCTTTCGCCTTTACTCTCAAAGTTTGGTGTTGAAGAAATTTTTGGAAAAATAACTTCCAAACTGAATCTTACAGACGTGGTCTCCAAGCTGGGTCTGCCAGACAAGGCATTCAAAATGAACCTTACAGATCTTGTCTCGAAATTCGACATCGACGATGTGGATTACATAGTAGACCTTGTCGAAGCTGCCTCCAATCTCAATCTTAAAGATCTGGCATCAAAAATGAACATCGGTCACGTGAATGGTGCAAGATTACAACAAGTACAAGTCAGTCTGTCACACCTGCTGGAGTACATCATGAGCCTGGAGTCAGTGAAACACGCCACCAAGGAGTTGGGTATCAATGAGACCACGGTGAACGGAGTCTTGGATCGTGTGGAGGCATCAGCTCGCCAGGTTGTG GATGATGGCAACGGAGGGAAGCTGCTGTTACTCCCGCTGTTTGACACTGTCAGCCTCAATGTTGTGCAGAGTTTGGGCTTCActgttcttatattctttttgcTGCTCTCCGCATATTCCTACATCTCGCTAAAACCCGTCACCATAGCTAGAGATGGCTCTGAAAGGCC ACCTGGATCTTTGATACCTCGTCCTTCGGAGTTGAATCCAGACATCAACCCACACTGGAGGACTGCCCTTGATGCTGCTGAAGCCGTTGACTCACCCTGGGAGCATGagcgacaccaccaccaggaacaaGGACAGCGTGAAACAGTTGCTACTGGTCGTCCAATCCCGGTGCCTGATCCCGCGGCGCTACACAGGTTGGGCCACCACGCATCAAGCCACCTCAGGACTCGCCCACAACAAACCAACCCTCACCGCGGCCCTCTCATCGTCCCTGTTAACTTCCGCAGTGACCACCACATCAAACATTTCCCTGTCAGTACTCAGCAAACGGGTCATTCCCAGCCTGTACCAGTAAGGCCACACTCTGCCCTACACCATCACGTTTCACACCACCCTGTCCCACACCACTCCCCCTCAACGTTCTATTCCACACCACTCTGCCCCGCAACATTCTGTCCCACAACATTCTGCCCCACAACATTCTGCCCCTCAACATTCTGCCCCACAACATCCTGTACCACAACACCACGTCCCACACCGTCCACTTCCTCACCAGACTTTCATGGAACCACTAAAGCCATA ATTGAACCACCACCCTTTAACCCTCTCCCTAATGTTCAGCCGTATGAACCAGATCACTACGACAAGCACCGCCACTTCGCATCATATGAAGACGACGATCAGTACGAAGACCAAGACAAAGACGTTAGGGGAAACTTCCACAACAGCTTTCAATGGAGTCACGGTCCACACACCAAACCTGACTCACCTAGGACACCTGATTGGCACTCAAACCCGACGACTACACCCGCTGATCCTGTAAAgttccacacccaccaccactcctcatcCCACACGCACAACTGGCAACCTCAAAGGACCAGCCAACACTCCCCCAGTTTCACCACTACCGTCCGGCCCATCTCTGCCTTCACCTCGACCTCCACGCCCACCTCTCCGTCTACTGTCCATCTAAGGCCAACTAGTAAATACGCCAAAAGTGTCACATCCTCCCTctcggaaaagaaagaagtcaaAACACGCAAAACGAACATCACTAATGGGTAG